AATTATGAAAAATACTAATGATTTAATTTTTAAACCAAATGAACTCATTGAGGTTGTGAGTCGTCCTATCTCTATTTTAGGACTAAGAGCTTATAATTCTATTTTAAAAAGATTACAAGAAGAAAATACTGATAGAATAGTTATATCTCCGTCAGAAATTCTCAATGAAATAGGAGCTACTAATTCATATGATGAATTATATCAATACTTGGACGAGCTACAAAAGACACAAGTAAAATCTATTGATAAGAGAGGAAAAACTTGGGGAAGTTTTGTTCTAATATCTGAATTTAAAAAACTTGATGAAGGGATTTTTGTAGCAGTTCCCCCCACTATTTTTAACGTATTATCTAAAAATAATAAAAAACAAGAGGAATTATACTACACAACATTAAAACTCTTGGAAGAAAAATCTTTCAAATGTTCATATTCAATTATATTTTTTGAAATATTCAAAAAATATGAAAAAATAGAACTACCAAAATATAGTCTTGAAACTTTAAAAGATTTAACTAAAACACAAGATAAATATAGGGTTTATGCTGATTTTAAAAAAAGAGTTCTTGCTCCTGCGATTAAAGAAATAAATAATTTTAATAAAGAGTTAGAATACTCTTTTGAAGAAATATATACAGGAAGAAAAGTAACAGATATTCAATTCTTTAAGAAATTTAAACCAAAATCAAAAATAATAGATGCTGAAATAATGGGAGAAGTTACTCTATCAGAAAAGCTTTTGAAAGCTATCAAGAAAGCTAAAAAAAGCATTTATCTCAATAAGAGTTATTCTGATAAAGCTATGAAAAAACTTTTATCAAAATATGATGAAACCTTGATTATT
The window above is part of the Candidatus Fusobacterium pullicola genome. Proteins encoded here:
- a CDS encoding replication initiation protein, whose protein sequence is MKNTNDLIFKPNELIEVVSRPISILGLRAYNSILKRLQEENTDRIVISPSEILNEIGATNSYDELYQYLDELQKTQVKSIDKRGKTWGSFVLISEFKKLDEGIFVAVPPTIFNVLSKNNKKQEELYYTTLKLLEEKSFKCSYSIIFFEIFKKYEKIELPKYSLETLKDLTKTQDKYRVYADFKKRVLAPAIKEINNFNKELEYSFEEIYTGRKVTDIQFFKKFKPKSKIIDAEIMGEVTLSEKLLKAIKKAKKSIYLNKSYSDKAMKKLLSKYDETLIIRALEESSKYNQEIKSFSSLMTAKIEDIKNSSNKAIEEKIDKVTTTAPKRKKKEITEDNIADIFENEEKIEKLKELLSKQAKEQGKINDMSSSIIKACRTREDIEMVANNLKIELNLELF